The Sulfobacillus thermosulfidooxidans genome segment TTTGATGTTCATCTGCACTTCACGACGCAGGTCCCCTTCCACACGGTATTCCCGGTCAACAAGTTCGCGAATGCGAGCTACCTCGTCTTCGGTTAAATCCCGAACCCGTGTATCGGGGTCGACTTGTGTCTTCGCGAGAATTTTTCGCGACGCGGACCACCCAATACCATAGATATACGGCAGTGCAGCCTCTATCCGTTTATCACGCGGTAAATCAATTCCTGCAATACGTGCCACCCTTAAGCTCCTCTCTTCTGTTTAATACTTACCCTTGTGCTTGTTTGTGCTTGGGATTTTCACAGATGACCAACACACGGCCATGCCGTTTAATCACTTTGCACTTTTCACAAATGGGCTTCACAGATGCTCGTACCTTCATCGCCGCACCTCCTTCGTGGTTCCATCACTTGTACCGATAGGTGATTCGTCCGCGAGTCAGATCGTAGGGCGACAACTGGACTGTGACCTTATCCCCCGGCAGAATTTTGATAAAATGCATACGAATCTTGCCCGAGATATGCGCCAGCACTTTATGACCATTCGCTAACTCAACACGAAACATCGCATTTGGCAATGGCTCAATGACTGTTCCCTCGACCTCAATCGCGTCTTCTTTTGCCACAGCATTCCCTCCTTTTTTAGACTCCGCACCACTATTGCCCTATGTTTCCCAGTAAACTGGAAAACAAACCTGTTGAATGCATCCGATCTATTATAACGGAATTCGTCAATCAATTCGAGTCAATATTTCAGGACCGTGGTCCGTTATAAAAATCGTGTGTTCAAAGTGTGCAGATAATGATCCATCACGGGTAACCACGGTCCAGCCGTCATCTAACACATCGACATCGTATGCTCCAGCGTTGACCATCGGCTCTATGGCCAAGGCTAAGCCTGGTTTGAGCAAAATGCCACGGCCAGCGGGCCCGTAATTGGGAACTTGCGGATCTTCATGCATCTGGTGGCCAATTCCGTGTCCGACATAATCACGGACCACAGAGAAGCCATGTCGTTCCACATGCTCTTGAACCGCATGAGAAATGTCTCCTAAATGACCGCCTGGCTGTGCCGCTTGAATCCCCGCGTATAAGGATTCCTCCGTCACCCGAAGAAGCAATGCCGCTCGGTCATCCGGTGGCTCACCAACGAATACCGACAGTGCCGCATCGCCGACAAATGAATCCATTACCGCGCCCAAATCGAGACTCACGAGATCATGTTCTTTTAACCGTCTCGCCCCGGGAATGCCGTGAACTACTTCATGATTGACTGACACACAGACACTGGCCGGATACCCATGGTAACCTTTGAAGATAGGTACGGCTCCCCGTGCCCGGATTTCTGAATCCGCGATATGATCGAGTTCCTTGGTTGTAATTCCGGGACGGACAGCCTTTTTAAGGATCTGCAGGACTTCGGCCACCACTAGACCGGCCTTACGCATTTTTTCTTTATCCCGCATACTCTTCAGTTCAATCATGCTGTGCCCCCAGCCGGATAATGATATTTTGTGTGACCACATCCACCGGCTCGGTGCCATCAATCTCTACCAATACTCCCCGTTCATGATAAAAATCAATGAGAGGCGCGGTTTCTTCCATATACACGTTAAGACGCGTTTCCACGGTTTCGGGTTGGTCGTCTGGACGCTGTACCAGTGTTCCGCCACAGACCGAGCATACTCCCTCTACTGCGGGCGGATCAAAGATTACATGAAAGGTCGTGCCGCATGTTGAGCACACCCGTCGGCCGACGAGGCGCTCTACTAATA includes the following:
- the infA gene encoding translation initiation factor IF-1, producing MAKEDAIEVEGTVIEPLPNAMFRVELANGHKVLAHISGKIRMHFIKILPGDKVTVQLSPYDLTRGRITYRYK
- the rpsM gene encoding 30S ribosomal protein S13, which encodes MARIAGIDLPRDKRIEAALPYIYGIGWSASRKILAKTQVDPDTRVRDLTEDEVARIRELVDREYRVEGDLRREVQMNIKRLIDIGTYRGLRHRRGLPVRGQRTKTNARTRKGPRRTVGAKRKK
- the rpmJ gene encoding 50S ribosomal protein L36 translates to MKVRASVKPICEKCKVIKRHGRVLVICENPKHKQAQG
- the map gene encoding type I methionyl aminopeptidase; the protein is MIELKSMRDKEKMRKAGLVVAEVLQILKKAVRPGITTKELDHIADSEIRARGAVPIFKGYHGYPASVCVSVNHEVVHGIPGARRLKEHDLVSLDLGAVMDSFVGDAALSVFVGEPPDDRAALLLRVTEESLYAGIQAAQPGGHLGDISHAVQEHVERHGFSVVRDYVGHGIGHQMHEDPQVPNYGPAGRGILLKPGLALAIEPMVNAGAYDVDVLDDGWTVVTRDGSLSAHFEHTIFITDHGPEILTRID